One window of Pseudacidobacterium ailaaui genomic DNA carries:
- a CDS encoding DUF3467 domain-containing protein: MIPAQPQQPKISVTQSPEYRENYANSVQVRVSVWDFFLVFGLVHQESPDAVNIQNTQGIYLSPQQAKALCNILGQNIAQYEQTFGPIALDPQQPLPIPQGPIH; the protein is encoded by the coding sequence ATGATTCCCGCACAACCACAGCAGCCCAAAATTTCCGTCACACAGTCTCCCGAATACCGTGAAAACTATGCCAATAGTGTGCAGGTTCGCGTCAGCGTGTGGGACTTTTTCCTTGTCTTTGGATTGGTCCACCAGGAATCTCCTGACGCGGTAAATATTCAAAATACACAAGGTATCTATCTCAGTCCGCAGCAGGCCAAGGCATTATGCAACATTCTTGGCCAGAACATCGCTCAGTACGAGCAGACCTTCGGTCCCATAGCGTTGGATCCGCAGCAACCTTTACCCATTCCTCAAGGACCCATCCATTAG
- a CDS encoding TonB-dependent receptor, translating into MQWSRNVVRVWILLSLFLAITSFTTFAQQNSEINGTVTDPNGAALANVQVTLTSTSTGTELTTQTNSSGVYSFPGLNVGTYDLKATAAGFQTYLRKGVVVNVSQTVRADITLQVGSVQETVTVQANALQVQADSNVVSTLINADQISEIATENRNFAALAALGLGVSSALPDNNTPTSVAANFTISVNGLRQSHNIWLIDGGEADDRGGAGGMDIMPSQNAIAEFQVLASNYPPDYGISSGATITLGLKSGSRNFHGQLWEFNRNTAYNANNWFNNQSGQPRTKLNYNIFGFNVGGPLMIPGVYNTDRQKTFFFVNEEWRKLIQGSSPNSVQTLPAQDFPTAGQDLHYVPPAFAPNTQLLVPKVQDPAYNTKLASLGLTPGQPFPNNTIPASLFDPNAVLYLNSGIIPKPNLSNGNVVTSANQPIDVRDDVVRIDHNINDKWHLLGHFMHDAVSQAYSAPMLGWSGASYNTITSTLSNPSYSATIKLAGSISPNLLLEVSMNYDGNIINIVNSNNSYTPSGWSVNRYFNNTSKNLPNMHWGAPYNTQENPGSAPWHNAAQDFMPRVDISYTVGTHSFKFGASYNRYTKNQQLFGQPGGEFYFGTLTNDSMMDMLLGLASSYDQHQALPIRHYVNQTPSVYLNDNWRATPRLSLQLGFRYDALPHAWERQNYIANFDPYQYLQSQAPQWLSDGSMNPNGPGFQNVNGTPFYLNGMYIAGQNGYPRGVVNNDYATLQPRVGFSWDLMGTGRTVLRGGLGTFYERMQGNDIYNTATNPPFANDPSASNVYLSDPHTSWVTGQTATTPFFAQGLTTLARSYPAPAVAQFSLGVQHEVVPSVIWVVQYVGNLAWHQNVDRQINNFPLDTSLSVRANAGDPSNHSGTNPGGTSLANINIYRTYQGYTGINQQENTTNGNYNGFQTGIRAQNKHGLSGELDYTWSHEIDITSYDLNGVSNPWNLKYDKGSGALDRRHILNANYIYKLPFFEQGNGLTHSLLGGWEIAGTAVFESGVIIQNQGPNLSINFDPIGLGGGYTNRPNFSGKMHYLKKATQWFDTTPFSTPTPAWAGGTNQGFGNARKDVALGPGRTNFTTSLYKTFTFTERASLQMRFESFNTFNHTEFNNVGGSYGSGNFGQPTNTWDPRVLELGAVLNF; encoded by the coding sequence ATGCAATGGAGTAGAAACGTCGTACGTGTGTGGATTCTATTGTCGCTGTTTCTTGCAATCACAAGCTTTACCACGTTTGCACAACAGAACTCTGAAATCAACGGAACCGTCACTGATCCTAATGGGGCTGCTCTAGCAAATGTACAAGTAACCCTCACTTCAACCAGCACCGGCACAGAGCTTACCACTCAGACGAATTCCAGCGGTGTCTACAGTTTTCCAGGATTAAACGTTGGCACCTATGACCTGAAGGCTACTGCCGCTGGCTTCCAGACTTACTTGCGCAAGGGAGTCGTCGTCAATGTCTCCCAAACCGTGCGTGCCGACATAACGCTACAGGTTGGAAGCGTACAGGAAACTGTTACCGTCCAGGCAAATGCCTTACAGGTACAGGCAGACTCCAATGTAGTTAGCACGTTGATCAATGCTGATCAGATCAGCGAAATAGCAACGGAGAACCGAAATTTTGCGGCTTTGGCTGCACTGGGACTGGGTGTAAGCTCGGCTTTACCCGACAACAATACTCCGACATCGGTGGCGGCAAACTTTACAATCAGTGTGAATGGTTTGCGGCAGAGTCATAACATATGGCTTATTGATGGTGGTGAGGCAGACGACCGCGGCGGCGCAGGCGGCATGGACATTATGCCTTCGCAGAATGCCATCGCTGAGTTTCAGGTGCTTGCGAGCAATTACCCCCCTGACTACGGCATCTCTTCCGGCGCTACGATCACTCTAGGACTGAAAAGTGGTTCACGGAACTTCCACGGTCAGCTCTGGGAATTTAATCGCAACACTGCTTACAACGCAAACAACTGGTTTAACAACCAGTCCGGCCAGCCCCGCACAAAACTGAACTACAACATCTTTGGCTTCAATGTAGGCGGGCCACTGATGATTCCAGGTGTATATAACACCGATCGTCAGAAGACCTTTTTCTTCGTCAACGAAGAATGGCGTAAGCTCATCCAGGGCAGCAGCCCAAATTCTGTGCAGACGCTTCCAGCGCAGGATTTTCCCACGGCCGGCCAGGACCTACACTATGTTCCTCCCGCTTTCGCACCCAATACACAATTGCTGGTTCCCAAGGTTCAGGACCCTGCTTACAACACGAAGCTTGCATCTCTTGGCCTGACCCCGGGACAGCCATTCCCGAACAATACGATCCCTGCCTCATTGTTTGATCCAAACGCTGTGCTTTATTTGAATTCGGGCATCATTCCCAAGCCAAATTTATCGAACGGAAACGTGGTGACTTCTGCCAATCAACCGATAGATGTGCGCGATGATGTGGTGCGAATTGATCACAATATCAATGACAAGTGGCATCTCCTGGGGCACTTCATGCATGATGCTGTGAGTCAGGCTTATTCCGCTCCAATGCTTGGATGGTCCGGTGCCAGCTATAACACCATAACCAGCACGCTTTCCAATCCTTCCTATAGTGCCACGATCAAGCTGGCCGGCAGTATTTCACCAAATCTCCTGCTCGAAGTCAGCATGAATTACGACGGCAATATCATCAACATCGTAAACAGTAATAATTCCTATACGCCCAGCGGCTGGTCCGTGAACCGCTATTTCAATAACACTTCAAAGAACCTTCCCAATATGCATTGGGGCGCTCCGTATAACACGCAGGAGAATCCCGGCTCGGCTCCCTGGCATAATGCTGCACAGGATTTCATGCCGCGTGTTGATATTTCCTATACAGTCGGGACGCATTCGTTTAAGTTCGGAGCCAGCTATAACCGCTACACGAAGAACCAGCAGCTGTTTGGCCAACCTGGTGGAGAATTTTACTTCGGTACTCTCACGAACGATTCAATGATGGACATGCTGCTGGGGCTAGCTAGCAGTTATGATCAGCACCAGGCGCTTCCCATCCGTCATTATGTGAACCAGACCCCTTCTGTCTACTTGAATGACAACTGGCGTGCTACCCCACGTCTGAGTCTTCAGTTGGGATTCCGCTACGATGCTCTGCCACATGCCTGGGAACGACAGAACTACATCGCAAACTTTGATCCCTACCAGTATCTGCAGAGCCAGGCACCTCAATGGCTAAGTGATGGTTCCATGAATCCAAATGGGCCTGGCTTCCAAAATGTCAACGGTACGCCATTTTATCTAAATGGTATGTATATTGCTGGACAAAACGGCTATCCCAGGGGCGTCGTCAACAATGACTATGCGACACTACAACCTCGCGTAGGGTTCTCCTGGGACCTGATGGGTACCGGAAGGACCGTCCTGCGTGGTGGTCTGGGCACATTCTATGAACGCATGCAGGGCAACGATATTTATAACACTGCAACCAATCCGCCTTTTGCCAACGATCCTTCGGCCAGCAACGTTTATCTTTCTGACCCGCACACCTCCTGGGTAACAGGGCAGACCGCAACCACGCCCTTCTTTGCCCAGGGCCTTACCACCTTGGCCCGCTCGTATCCTGCCCCTGCGGTCGCGCAGTTTAGCCTGGGAGTCCAGCATGAAGTTGTCCCATCGGTGATCTGGGTTGTGCAGTATGTTGGAAATCTTGCCTGGCATCAGAACGTCGATCGCCAGATCAACAACTTCCCCCTGGACACTTCACTTTCAGTCCGGGCCAACGCTGGGGACCCAAGCAACCATTCCGGAACAAATCCCGGAGGCACTTCTCTTGCGAATATAAATATTTATCGGACATACCAAGGCTACACTGGTATCAACCAGCAGGAGAACACGACTAACGGCAACTACAATGGTTTTCAGACGGGGATCCGAGCACAAAACAAACATGGCCTGAGTGGAGAGCTGGACTACACGTGGTCACATGAAATTGATATCACCAGTTATGATCTGAATGGTGTTAGCAATCCATGGAACCTGAAGTATGACAAAGGTTCCGGCGCCCTGGACCGCAGGCATATTCTCAATGCTAATTACATCTATAAGCTGCCGTTCTTTGAACAGGGCAATGGTCTTACACATTCGTTGTTAGGTGGATGGGAAATTGCCGGGACTGCCGTGTTTGAGTCTGGCGTGATCATCCAGAATCAAGGACCCAACCTATCCATTAACTTTGATCCAATCGGGCTGGGTGGTGGTTACACAAACCGTCCAAACTTCAGCGGTAAAATGCACTATCTGAAGAAGGCTACACAATGGTTTGATACTACTCCCTTCAGTACGCCAACACCTGCGTGGGCCGGTGGCACCAATCAGGGCTTCGGGAATGCGCGCAAGGATGTCGCTCTTGGACCTGGACGAACGAACTTCACCACTTCGCTCTACAAGACGTTTACCTTTACTGAGCGGGCCAGCCTCCAGATGCGATTTGAGTCGTTTAATACCTTCAATCACACGGAGTTCAACAATGTAGGTGGCAGTTATGGTTCGGGAAACTTTGGTCAGCCCACAAATACCTGGGACCCACGTGTTCTTGAACTTGGTGCTGTACTTAACTTCTGA
- a CDS encoding TonB-dependent receptor gives MKRVPLRTHFVFYFYFLTVFSFLLANTSAKAQVVGATISGTVRDASGAAVPQASITVHNLETGAERRVSSDGEGHYAVPSVPVGRYEVTAEKDGFCLQSRSGVNLVIGESAVVDFSLAVGEVREEIAVTDAPQTVNPTTQPVSGLVNERQVKELPLNGRSFDELITLNPAVVNYTGQRSGSVGTTNSAPGNMFAVAGRRPQDNLFLLNGIEYTGASEINVTPGGVSGQLLGVDAVREFNVVYDTYGAEYGKRTGAQVSIVTASGTNQLHGSAFEFLRNSALDARNYFDQADIPIFQRNQFGGSLGGPLLKSRLLLFGNYEGFRQTLGLSNVTLVPDNTSRAQAIASVRPLLDLWPVQNGPELGGGIAIAYNHPLQHIREDFGTTRLDYNISQKDSAFAVYTIDDSTAKTPTVNPLSVVDTDLREQVLSAQEQHIFSSDILNTVRIGFSRGAFFFTGETPVSIPGWVAGKPIGAIVIGGGTALNGASQISLAGTNAGSNLSAVRNLFTWDDHVFISHGKHQLEAGAWLQKLQSNSNLAQYQYGQASFTSLNAFLSGTVTTFTVVPTPTELGWRSLEGAGFVQDTLRLKPNLELRFGFRFESTNGWNEEQGRASNFIFDEHGVLQTNPRVGSSAFTENRAKFLPEPRVGLAWSPGQTTTTVVHAGFGIYRALLDSLDYRLDQNAPFNTTQSIKNIPVSDLHFAPGQAPPTGSLISPSGIQPDAHTPTLLAWSLNSEQQVAPATSLTVGYLGSHGYHQMLSADMNEPVPVICPASPCPTTLTAGTVYYPKGAPFANPALANSTTWISRGVASYNGLTIDIHRRFQDGFQLRAVYTFSKNLDEGTAWNSSVGANAPGFVMYPAHPDWDYGPANTDIRHLTVINGTYELPFGQGKHWLRDSNFWQQKLISGWTVSAIANLQSGLPFTPQLGFNPSNNGDSRNPVRPSINPEFHGKVIEGTPVQYFNPTAFVVPVSGTYGNLGRNTLTGPGLSSLDFSLRKNTALTERLNLQFRGEIFNLFNHANFGTPNTVVYSSASSAPSPTAGVITTTATTSRQIQFGLKLLY, from the coding sequence ATGAAGCGCGTTCCCTTGCGCACCCATTTTGTCTTTTATTTCTATTTCTTGACGGTGTTCTCATTCTTGCTTGCAAACACGAGCGCAAAAGCCCAGGTTGTCGGCGCCACCATCTCAGGGACGGTGCGTGACGCATCCGGTGCCGCAGTCCCTCAAGCTTCCATTACGGTACACAATTTGGAAACGGGGGCCGAGCGTAGAGTTTCTTCTGACGGTGAAGGTCACTATGCTGTTCCATCCGTTCCTGTCGGACGCTATGAAGTGACCGCAGAAAAAGATGGTTTCTGCTTGCAATCCCGGAGCGGTGTCAATCTGGTCATCGGAGAAAGCGCCGTAGTGGATTTCTCTCTTGCTGTGGGTGAAGTCAGAGAAGAGATTGCCGTAACAGATGCGCCCCAGACGGTAAATCCAACGACACAACCTGTTTCTGGCCTGGTAAACGAACGGCAGGTAAAAGAGCTTCCCCTCAACGGACGCAGCTTTGATGAGCTGATTACCCTAAATCCGGCGGTGGTGAATTATACCGGTCAACGTTCCGGCTCAGTAGGTACGACGAATTCCGCTCCTGGAAATATGTTTGCCGTTGCAGGACGCCGCCCGCAGGACAACCTGTTCCTACTGAATGGAATTGAGTACACGGGCGCATCGGAGATCAATGTTACTCCCGGTGGCGTGAGCGGCCAGTTGCTCGGAGTAGACGCAGTGCGGGAGTTTAACGTCGTCTATGACACCTATGGCGCAGAATACGGGAAGCGGACCGGTGCCCAGGTAAGTATTGTAACTGCATCAGGCACAAATCAATTGCATGGCAGCGCTTTTGAATTTCTGCGGAACAGCGCCCTCGATGCACGAAACTACTTTGACCAGGCAGATATTCCCATCTTCCAGCGTAACCAGTTTGGCGGATCCCTGGGCGGTCCGCTACTAAAAAGCAGACTGCTGTTGTTTGGCAATTATGAAGGCTTCCGCCAGACTCTGGGTCTTTCCAATGTAACTCTTGTGCCGGACAACACCTCGCGCGCACAGGCCATTGCCAGCGTACGGCCATTGCTGGATCTTTGGCCAGTGCAAAATGGCCCTGAACTGGGAGGAGGCATTGCCATCGCCTACAATCATCCCCTACAGCACATTCGCGAAGACTTTGGTACTACACGGCTTGATTACAATATTTCGCAAAAGGATTCGGCTTTCGCCGTCTATACAATTGACGACAGCACAGCAAAGACCCCGACCGTCAATCCCCTTAGCGTAGTAGACACAGATCTGCGAGAACAAGTACTGAGTGCTCAGGAGCAGCACATTTTCTCATCCGACATCCTGAATACGGTGCGCATCGGATTTTCCCGCGGCGCATTTTTCTTCACCGGGGAAACCCCAGTCAGCATTCCAGGTTGGGTTGCGGGCAAACCTATCGGCGCGATTGTAATCGGCGGTGGAACAGCACTGAATGGCGCATCGCAAATCAGTCTGGCAGGGACGAACGCAGGCAGTAACCTAAGCGCTGTACGCAATCTTTTTACCTGGGACGATCACGTCTTCATCTCGCATGGTAAACATCAGCTAGAAGCGGGCGCATGGTTGCAAAAGCTTCAATCCAATAGCAACCTTGCACAGTATCAATATGGACAGGCATCCTTCACTAGCCTGAATGCATTTTTGAGTGGAACAGTAACCACCTTCACTGTTGTTCCCACTCCTACTGAGCTGGGCTGGCGATCACTCGAAGGAGCAGGCTTCGTGCAAGACACTTTACGCCTCAAACCGAACCTAGAGTTACGCTTTGGCTTTCGGTTTGAATCAACCAATGGATGGAATGAGGAGCAGGGTCGGGCATCAAACTTCATCTTTGATGAACACGGTGTGCTCCAAACCAACCCGCGTGTCGGTAGTTCTGCATTTACGGAGAACCGCGCAAAGTTTCTGCCCGAACCGCGCGTTGGTCTTGCCTGGTCACCAGGACAGACGACTACTACGGTGGTCCACGCGGGATTCGGTATCTATCGCGCCCTGCTGGACAGCCTGGATTATCGTCTTGACCAGAATGCCCCATTCAATACAACGCAAAGCATTAAAAATATTCCGGTCTCGGATCTTCATTTCGCACCTGGGCAGGCTCCTCCAACCGGCAGTCTCATCTCACCCAGCGGCATTCAACCTGACGCTCACACTCCTACGCTACTTGCATGGTCGCTCAATAGTGAGCAACAGGTTGCTCCTGCAACATCACTCACGGTTGGCTATTTGGGATCGCATGGATATCATCAGATGCTTTCTGCGGATATGAACGAACCAGTTCCCGTCATTTGCCCGGCATCTCCGTGCCCCACTACGCTCACGGCAGGAACAGTGTACTATCCCAAAGGTGCTCCTTTTGCGAACCCCGCTTTGGCCAATAGCACAACCTGGATTTCACGCGGTGTCGCATCCTACAATGGACTCACGATAGATATTCACCGCCGGTTCCAGGACGGATTCCAACTTCGCGCTGTTTATACTTTTTCAAAAAATCTTGACGAAGGCACCGCATGGAACTCAAGCGTAGGTGCGAATGCTCCAGGATTTGTGATGTATCCGGCGCACCCCGACTGGGACTATGGCCCAGCCAACACAGATATCCGTCATCTCACCGTGATTAACGGGACCTACGAGTTGCCCTTTGGACAAGGAAAACACTGGCTTCGCGACAGCAACTTTTGGCAGCAAAAGTTAATCAGCGGATGGACGGTAAGCGCGATAGCCAACCTGCAATCGGGGCTACCCTTCACTCCGCAGCTTGGATTCAATCCATCGAACAACGGAGATAGCCGTAACCCGGTGCGTCCTTCCATCAATCCTGAGTTTCATGGCAAGGTGATCGAAGGCACGCCAGTGCAGTACTTTAATCCGACTGCGTTTGTCGTGCCCGTTTCCGGAACTTATGGAAATCTTGGTCGAAACACGCTTACAGGTCCCGGACTCTCCTCACTTGATTTTTCATTAAGAAAAAATACTGCACTTACGGAACGACTGAATTTGCAATTTCGCGGTGAAATCTTCAATCTGTTCAACCACGCGAACTTCGGCACTCCAAATACAGTCGTTTACTCTTCAGCATCTTCAGCACCGTCCCCAACAGCGGGGGTCATTACTACTACCGCAACCACCTCACGCCAAATCCAATTTGGCCTGAAACTACTGTATTGA
- a CDS encoding cytochrome c3 family protein, whose amino-acid sequence MRYDKCRKGSRGRTATESRMVKLRYTPFFFIFCFSLLHCAKLARQNSVQSMMTQGGLRPGYVGDKACIRCHQTEGLSYLHTSHHLTSQWADKASVLGNFLNGSNILIIHDPAAKNGEPGLYFKMEQKDGRYYETAVTGWPPDLERRSEPIDIVIGSGVRGLTYLYWDEDRLYELPVSYWKAGHRWINSPGYEDGTANFSRPVTPRCMECHAAYLQPLFSDPLMNAYNKDSFVPGIACETCHGPGQKHLSKQMAGLGAKGDGTILNPAEFPRERQMDLCALCHNGVQREEIAPAFSYVPGEPLSQYFRPLPASSEEHPDVHGDQIGLLEKSRCYRESKTMTCSTCHDVHAPEKTAAFYSQRCLQCHAWQSCGKAKVLGAKIRQNCTTCHMPVEPTQVIVSKTAGKEIRAMMRNHWIKIYP is encoded by the coding sequence GTGCGATATGATAAGTGCCGCAAAGGCAGTAGAGGTCGAACTGCGACCGAAAGCCGAATGGTCAAATTAAGGTACACACCGTTTTTCTTCATTTTCTGCTTCTCACTGCTTCATTGTGCAAAACTAGCCCGCCAAAACTCTGTGCAATCGATGATGACACAGGGCGGCCTACGACCCGGATATGTGGGCGACAAAGCCTGCATTCGCTGTCATCAAACAGAGGGCCTTTCTTATCTGCATACTTCGCACCACCTGACTTCCCAATGGGCAGACAAGGCTTCTGTGCTGGGAAATTTTCTGAATGGATCGAACATTCTCATCATTCATGACCCCGCAGCAAAAAACGGCGAGCCTGGCCTGTATTTCAAGATGGAACAAAAGGACGGTAGGTATTACGAAACAGCGGTGACTGGATGGCCCCCCGACCTCGAAAGGCGTAGCGAGCCGATCGATATCGTAATTGGTTCCGGTGTTCGTGGCCTTACCTACCTCTACTGGGATGAAGACAGACTCTATGAACTTCCTGTGAGCTATTGGAAAGCAGGACATCGCTGGATCAACAGCCCAGGATATGAAGACGGAACTGCCAACTTTTCCCGTCCGGTTACACCGCGCTGCATGGAGTGCCATGCTGCGTATCTTCAACCATTGTTCTCAGATCCATTGATGAACGCATATAACAAAGACAGTTTTGTGCCAGGAATTGCATGTGAAACCTGCCATGGTCCGGGCCAAAAGCACTTGTCGAAACAAATGGCAGGTTTGGGGGCAAAGGGCGACGGAACCATTCTGAATCCCGCAGAATTTCCCCGCGAACGACAGATGGACCTTTGTGCTCTATGCCACAATGGAGTGCAGCGCGAGGAAATTGCACCCGCCTTTTCCTATGTACCTGGAGAGCCGCTTAGCCAATATTTTCGTCCTTTGCCCGCAAGTAGCGAGGAACATCCGGATGTACATGGGGACCAGATTGGGCTACTGGAGAAAAGCCGTTGCTACCGTGAATCGAAAACCATGACTTGCTCAACATGCCATGATGTTCATGCACCAGAAAAAACGGCAGCTTTTTATTCTCAACGCTGCCTGCAGTGCCATGCCTGGCAAAGCTGCGGTAAGGCCAAAGTGCTCGGCGCGAAGATTCGACAGAATTGCACGACTTGTCATATGCCCGTTGAGCCGACACAGGTCATCGTTTCAAAAACCGCAGGAAAAGAAATACGGGCAATGATGCGAAATCATTGGATCAAAATCTATCCTTAA
- a CDS encoding TetR/AcrR family transcriptional regulator: MKDTKKRILAQGLDLLAQRGFADVTVGVLAQKAGMSKSGLFAHFGSKEEVQLKLLEETLRVGAAAFIEPAMRNPPGLTRLRAIVHAWFGWTQKAGLHGGCPIAAGLFEFDDAPKNHPVRKRLLAIEQQWRDRLAAITGEAIHNGELRADLDIAQFVWELCGIYLAHHVSQRFINDPLATKRAEIAFEGLLCRSAQTGRELAASENFAARKPKRIARPSKTEVPR, from the coding sequence ATGAAAGACACTAAAAAGCGCATTCTTGCCCAGGGGCTCGATCTGCTGGCACAGAGAGGGTTTGCCGATGTCACGGTCGGCGTGCTTGCCCAGAAAGCGGGCATGTCGAAGAGCGGCCTCTTCGCCCATTTCGGCTCGAAAGAAGAAGTGCAACTCAAGTTGTTAGAGGAAACGTTGCGTGTTGGCGCAGCCGCATTCATCGAACCGGCAATGCGCAATCCACCGGGCCTTACACGATTACGCGCCATCGTTCACGCTTGGTTTGGATGGACACAAAAGGCCGGGTTGCATGGTGGATGCCCTATTGCAGCCGGTCTGTTTGAATTCGACGATGCACCTAAGAACCATCCCGTGCGTAAAAGGCTCTTGGCCATCGAACAGCAGTGGAGGGACCGCCTCGCTGCAATCACAGGTGAAGCCATACACAATGGTGAACTTCGGGCCGATCTCGATATCGCACAGTTCGTTTGGGAACTGTGCGGGATCTATCTGGCGCATCATGTATCCCAGCGCTTTATTAACGATCCGCTCGCAACCAAGCGTGCTGAAATAGCGTTCGAGGGGTTACTCTGCCGGTCGGCGCAGACCGGTCGGGAGCTCGCTGCGAGTGAGAACTTCGCCGCGCGTAAGCCGAAGCGCATTGCTCGTCCATCTAAGACAGAGGTACCCCGATGA
- a CDS encoding tetratricopeptide repeat protein, whose translation MRRNICMMGLTFLAVSMASAQNSRQNALALENQGEYVKAEAIWETIAKQDPHHAEAFAHLGLLEAKQQHFDQAILWYKKALSLDPAFPGLQMDLGLALFKTNRFQDAIRPFTEELKKHPGDHRLLILLGMSHYGMGDYLIAVPYLKRAAAQDPQNLPLLLALAHACLWSKQDACVMDVYKQILGLNAESAEADMLAGEALDEEGKVAEATQQFRAAVRTNPHEPNVHFGLGYLLWEQKQYEEAAKEFQAEIENDPSSAQSYAYLGDTWVELNDYHRALPELEKAAALAPAIAFVHRDLGVVYASMDRKDEAVVELKKAIELDPKDVSPHWRLGHLYQSMGKKDEAKAELEKASTMTNQSVQALVQKLGQSRNTAQ comes from the coding sequence ATGCGTCGAAATATCTGCATGATGGGGTTAACATTTCTGGCCGTTAGTATGGCATCGGCGCAGAATAGCCGTCAAAACGCGCTTGCCCTTGAAAACCAGGGAGAATATGTCAAAGCAGAAGCGATATGGGAAACAATTGCAAAACAGGATCCGCATCACGCTGAAGCTTTTGCTCATTTAGGTCTGCTGGAGGCAAAGCAACAGCATTTTGATCAGGCGATTCTATGGTATAAAAAGGCACTGTCACTGGACCCTGCTTTTCCCGGGCTTCAGATGGATCTGGGGCTGGCACTTTTTAAGACCAACCGTTTTCAGGATGCGATCCGGCCATTTACCGAAGAGCTGAAAAAGCACCCCGGCGACCATAGGCTCCTCATTTTGCTGGGTATGTCTCACTATGGCATGGGTGACTACCTGATTGCGGTCCCATATCTTAAGCGGGCTGCCGCCCAGGACCCCCAAAATCTTCCATTACTCCTTGCGTTGGCCCATGCCTGTCTGTGGAGCAAGCAGGATGCTTGCGTCATGGATGTTTATAAGCAGATTCTCGGTTTAAATGCGGAATCGGCCGAAGCTGACATGCTGGCTGGAGAGGCCTTGGATGAAGAGGGGAAAGTTGCTGAAGCCACCCAGCAATTTCGAGCTGCCGTTCGGACCAATCCGCATGAGCCGAATGTGCACTTCGGACTTGGCTATCTGCTTTGGGAGCAAAAGCAGTATGAAGAGGCCGCTAAGGAATTCCAGGCTGAAATTGAAAATGATCCCTCAAGTGCACAGTCTTATGCCTATCTTGGAGACACCTGGGTAGAACTGAATGACTATCATCGCGCACTGCCTGAATTGGAAAAAGCTGCTGCGCTGGCTCCCGCTATCGCTTTTGTCCATCGCGATTTAGGCGTCGTGTATGCCAGTATGGATCGCAAAGACGAAGCGGTTGTTGAATTGAAAAAGGCCATTGAGCTTGACCCAAAGGACGTGTCGCCACATTGGCGTCTTGGACATCTCTATCAATCCATGGGCAAAAAAGATGAAGCCAAGGCTGAACTGGAAAAAGCCAGTACGATGACCAACCAATCTGTCCAGGCCCTGGTGCAAAAACTGGGCCAATCTCGTAACACTGCTCAGTAA
- a CDS encoding DUF6010 family protein — protein MYILTPQIGMTNVIAPVIVSGIFITLTSLFKEPTRQQFSALMIAGAGFVYFGGGFRFWEVGYGVFFLWLAFRSLTDYRFVGVGWMLHVGWDILHHLYGRPILPFIPLSSLGCAICDTGIAAWYFLGAPSIWRRTAVLQTTAPSQ, from the coding sequence ATGTATATCTTGACGCCGCAAATCGGTATGACGAATGTCATCGCTCCAGTCATAGTTTCGGGAATCTTTATCACCCTGACTTCACTGTTCAAGGAGCCTACACGTCAGCAATTCAGTGCGCTGATGATAGCTGGAGCGGGCTTTGTATACTTCGGCGGGGGATTTCGCTTCTGGGAAGTCGGCTACGGCGTATTCTTCCTTTGGCTCGCATTCCGTTCACTCACTGACTACCGTTTTGTCGGAGTTGGTTGGATGCTTCATGTTGGATGGGACATTCTGCATCATCTGTACGGACGTCCAATCCTTCCCTTCATCCCGCTCTCCTCTCTAGGGTGCGCTATCTGCGATACCGGCATCGCCGCCTGGTATTTTCTTGGAGCACCCTCTATTTGGAGAAGAACTGCTGTACTTCAGACCACGGCTCCATCTCAGTGA